The genomic DNA CCCGTTAACTAATTTAACCCGTGTTGACAAAACGGAAGCGTATTATGAGCGAGAATGGTTTCCCGGACTTATTACCAAAACTTTTTTAGCGGGCAGACAATTCACTCCATTAGGCACAAATAAATATGAGTATTTAAAAAAAGACGGCACGCGGTCAGAAAAAGAAAATATCACCAATACAGAAGTGCGACAACAAATCCGTTTTGCCTGGAAAGAAAAGTATGTGGGTACAGGATTTACCAGAGTATACTTGGGAACAACCTATCCGGTTATTCAAATGACTTATGCAAAATCATTAGCCAACGCGTTTAAAGGGGAATATGATTATCATAAATTAGTTATGAATATAAGTGATAGATTTAGAATCACCCCAATTTTAGGATATACAGATTATACGATTGAGGCCGGGAAAATTTGGGGAGCGGTTCCCTATCCGTTAATGGAACTTCATGGCGGTAATGAAACTTATATTTACGATTATTTGGCCTTTAATATGATGGACTATTATGAGTTTGCCAGCGATCAGTTTGTTTCTGCAGCTATGTTTCATCATTTTGAAGGTTTGTTTCTGAATAAAATACCATTATTACGCAAATTAAAATGGCGTGAAGTGGCAACGGTTAAAGGAGTGTGGGGAATAGTAAATGAAGTCAACAGAAAAACCTTGCTTTTCCCCTCCACCTTAAAATCATTAGATAAAGGACCTTATTTGGAAGCTAGCGTTGGTATAGAGAATATTTTTAAAATCTTCAGAGTAGATGCATTTTGGCGTTTAAATTATCAATTACCCAGGGCGATTGATAATTTCGGATTCAAGTTTGGATTTCAATTGGCCCTTTAATTTAATTATAGCCTTAACTTTATTTATCATTCTGATTTCTATTTTTCAGAAAATGATATTCGCTAAACATGAAAAAACTTTAACTTTGATGTAAATGATACTAAGAAGCGAAAACCTGGTCAAAAAATATAAAAGCCGAACTGTGGCCAATAACGTTTCTATTCAGGTAAAACAAGGAGAAATTGTTGGATTACTTGGACCTAACGGTGCGGGTAAAACAACTTCGTTTTATATGATAGTTGGCATGGTGAAGCCTAACAGCGGAAAAATATTTTTAGATGATGTTGATATCACTAAGGAACCTATGTATAGGAGAGCGCAACTTGGTGTTGGTTATTTACCACAAGAAGCTTCTGTCTTCAGAAAATTAAGTATTGAGGATAACCTACGCGCAGTTCTGGAGATGACTAAACTAACAAAAGCTGAACAGGAAAATAAAGTAGAAACTCTTTTAGATGAATTTGGATTACAACATGTACGAAAAAATTTAGGTGATCAATTAAGTGGAGGTGAGAGAAGAAGAACTGAAATTGCAAGAGCGTTGGCCACTGACCCAAAATTTATTTTATTAGATGAGCCCTTTGCCGGCGTAGATCCCATTGCTGTTGAAGATATACAGGCTGTTGTGCGCAAACTAAAAGATAAAAATATAGGGATATTAATTACCGATCATAATGTACATGAAACATTAAGTATAACGGATCGTTCTTATCTTTTATATTCGGGAAGTGTAATTAAATCCGGATCAGCGGAAGATTTAGCAAATGATGAACAGGTTAGAAAGGTATACTTAGGCCAAAACTTTGAATTAAGAAAATAGTGTCCTCTTTGAAAACCATTTATATTGCCTCAACTAACGCTCATAAACTAGAGGAAATACAATCCATATTGCCTGCTGATTTTTTATTAAAAGGATTAAAAGATTTAGAAATTGAAGTAGACATTCCTGAAACCGGAAAAACACTTGAGGAAAATGCCCTATTAAAAGCAAATTATTTACAAAGTGTAATCAATAATTCGGATGCGATAGTTATAGCAGATGACAGTGGATTAGAGGTAGAGGCGTTGGATGGAAAGCCGGGCGTTTATAGCGCGAGATATGCCGGCGAAGAAAAAAACGATAAGGAAAACAATAAAAAATTATTGGATGAACTTCAAAATAAAACAAATCGCAAGGCAAAATTTGTTACGATAATTGCTTTAGTTGAAAAAAACAAGCAATTGATTTTTAAAGGTGAGGTGAAAGGAACGATTGCCTTTGTGCCTAAAGGAGAACACGGTTTCGGATATGATCCGTTATTTATTCCACAAGGATACCGAAGCACTTTTGCAGAGTTAGGAGAGAAAGTAAAAAGTGAAATCAGTCATCGTGCTATGGCCGTAAATAAATTATTAGCGTATTTAAATAATTAGTTCACTTCCCATTCTTTCCAGTCCATTTCTTCTCCATCAAGTATTTTTAAATAACTCTCATAACGCTCTGCACTAATTTCTCCATTTTCAGCCGCTAGCCTTACATCACAACCGGGCTCGTTGATGTGTAAACAGTTATTAAACTTGCAGTTATTCATTCGCTCTCGTATTTCCGGAAAAAAATGGCCCACTTCTTCTTTTTTCATTTCAAGTAATCCTAATTCCTTTATGCCCGGACTATCAATAATATTTCCACCAAAACTTAATGGAAATAATTCTGCAAAAGTTGTAGTATGTGTTCCTTTTAAATGTGCAGTTGAAATTTCAGAAGTTTTAATGTTAAGGCCGGGCTCAAGAGAATTAATAAAAGTGCTTTTTCCCACGCCAGAATGTCCGGCAATTAAGGTTGTCTTGTCCTTAAAAATTGTTTTTAATTGTTCAACGTCATTTTTATTTTGAGCACTTATACAATAGCAAGGATATCCAACGTCAGTATAAATTTTTATGATTTCACTTTGTATTTCTAATAATTCCGGCACTAACAAATCACATTTATTAAAAATAATTTTAGCAGGAATCTGATAAGCTTCAGCTGTAATTAAAAATCGGTCAATAAAACCCAGGCTTGTTCTGGGAGCAACCAATGTTGCAATTAATACCGCTTGATCTAAGTTACTTGCTAAAATATGTGCTTGTTTGCTAAGATTAATAGATTTGCGGATAATATAATTTTTGCGTTGATGTATGTGTACAATACAGGCTTCACCGTTTTCTTCTTTTTCAATATCCACAATATCTCCAACTGCAACCGGATTAGTGGTTTTCCTACCTTCCAATCGTAATTTACCCTTTAATCTGCATATCAGAATTTCAGTATCAGTTTTAACTTTATAATTGTTACCGGTTGATTTTATTACAAGGCCTTTTAGTTCTACGCTCACGAAAAATATTTTGCAAATTAAAATTTAATAATGATAAATTCTGTTCTTCTGTTTTTTTGATGTTCCTCTTCAGTGCAAGTGGATTGTTTTTTGCCTTCACAGGCACAATTATTTAATAATTTACTTTCACCGTAACCTTTGCCGGTAATCCGTTGAGGTTTACTAATTCTTTTTTTAATATATGAGGCACTTGCTTTTGCTCGTTGTTCGGATAATTTTAAATTGTAGGCTTTGCTGCTTCTGCAATCTGTATGAGAACCAAGTTCAACAACCATATCCGGATTCTCATTCATAATCTTTACAATTTTATCTAATTCTATTGCAGCATCTAAACGAATTGCCGACTTTCCAAAATCAAAATAAATAGAATGCAAATTAGTTAATTTAGCTAAATCCCCCCCTAATTCAACTTTCCCCAAACTTATATTCAACTTTTCATGAATTTTTTGTTCTCCACGTTTTAACAAGGGCCATTTTAATTGAATACTTTTTGATACAAAACCGGGTTTACTTATTTCAATATTATATTTTAAGGTATCTCCTAATTTATTATTGGGTAGTGGAAGTCTATATTCTCCATTAATTGGAGTGTGCGTTTTCATTATTTTGCCGGTTCTATCAGTAAGTATTAGTTGAACACCGGCTAACGGTTTTTTATCCTTTGTGTTGGTAATTAATGCACACAAAATAAATCCAGGATCTTTTTCCATGGTTATATTAGCCGTTATTTCATCTCCATTAACAGAAGTGCTAACTAATTTTCTGGAATCATAATAATCTTCTGTCTTTGCTAATAATTTAAATTGTTTTCCTTCATCAACAAATAGTAAATACGAACCGTCTTTTTTTGTGCAAACCTTATCGCCAATTTTTCCACGCTTGTCCATCAAATAAATAGCAACATCATGCATAGGCAATCCATTTTCGTCTTGAACTTTGCCTTTAATAATTTTTCCAAACCGGAAAGGTTTTAATAAATCGTATGCATAAATATCATCACTCCCCTCTCCTGAAATATTATTCGAAGAATAGTATCCCTTTTTTTGTTCAGCATCCAGTATCATATTATAATCGTCAGCGTTACCATTAATTGGTGCCCCAATATTGATGGACTTACTTATAAAGTCGTCAATTATTTTATTTACAAAAATATCCAATCCTCCTAATCCGGGCTTACCGTCGCTTGCGTAAAAAAGCAAACCGGATTCATGAATAAACGGAAAGCTTTCATTTCCTTCCGTATTAATCTTTTCTCCTAAATTAACCGGCTCTCCCCAATGACCTTTTACAGATTTGCTCACTTTGTAAATATCAGTTCCCCCAAACCCACCGGGCATATCACTAACAAAGTAAAGAGTTAGCTCATCGGAACTTAAAGAGGGATGACCGCAAGAGTATTCGTCGCTATTAAAAGGCAATTCCGTTTTTGAACCCCATTTTCCGCCCTTTTCTATTTTAGCTTCATAGATTTTAAGTTTACGAATACCTTCATTACTTTTTCCATGATAATTGTCTGATGTGAAAAACAGATGCTTTCCTTTTTTATTAAAACAAGCAGGACCTTCATGATATTTATTATTAAATACAGGAAATTTGGAAATTGATTTTAAATCATATTTAGGATTTACTTTTGCCGTATATATATCTAAATAGGGCAAACGGTTACCAATCCAAAGTTTAGTCAATGGGCCCAAAGGTTGGCGAGTAGAAGCAAATACAAGTTTGTTTTTATAAAAAGCTACTCCAAAATCTTGATTGTAATTATTGCCTTTTATTTTATGGATTACAAATTGTTTTTGATCTTTTTGCAATTCACTGTAATAATGAGGGTTATTCAAAAACAATTGTGATCTAATTTCATTTGGATAAGTTTTACTGAATTCTTTCATGTGCACAACAAAATCATCTAATTTTTTATTCATTTTTAATAATTGTGTATACTGAAATAGATCTTCATTTGTTCGATTATCGTTTTCTGCCAATACTGAATAAACCAATTCCGCCTTTTGAAATTCACTTGACATTTTATAACTTTCACCTAATCTTCTTAGCATATCTGCATCAAGTCCTTCAGTAGAAGTAATCTCTGTAATGACAGATTGATAATCATATTCTGTATGAAATCGTTTTGCTTTTTTAATATTGGGTTGAGCAACAGTGTGTGCTGAAAAAAATGGAATGATTATAATAATATAAATAAAACTTTTCAATTTAGAAATATCTTGGAGATTTAATTTTTCCCTCTGGTTTTTTTATCACATCATATCGAAGAACTATTTCGTGACTTCCGGAATTATATCGGCCGGTAGTATTTGCAAATGACCAGTCAAAAGAATAGCCAATGAAAAACTGTTTGTGAGCCTGAATTCCTAACAAAGCCCCCAGCGCATCTCCGGTTCTGTACATTAAGCCTAAATGCAATTTATCATTTATAATAAATACAGAGGTAAGATCTGCTTCTACCGGTGCGCCAAATGTTGTTTTTACAAATGCTGTTTGCTTCAGCAAAATACTTTTATTGATATCTAATACATATCCTGTAATCAGAAAATAATGCCTTTGCTCTTTCGAGAGAACAGCTGAAGAAGTGCCTAATTTGTTTTCTATTAAACGTGGAGATGAAATTCCAACATAGAATTTTTTGGTAGAATAATAAATTCCTGTACCGGCATTAGGAAGGATGGACTGAACATTATTAGAAAAAGCCTGATCGTTTTGAACATCTAATTTAAGTGAAGAGACATTGTTTCTGAAAATGTTAACCATCCCTTTTAGTCCTACGGAAAGTTTAGCTTTTTTATTGAGTTTTAAATGATAAGCAGCATCAAGAGCAATCCAACTGCTTTTTGTAGGACCAATTTGATCATTAATAATACTCAATCCCATACCCAATTTTTCAGAATGAATTGGGCTATGTAAAGTAAACGATTGATCTATTGGCGCCCCTTCAAAGCTTACCCACTGTGAACGATGTATGCCGGTAAATGTAAGATTGTTTCTTGTTCCGGCATAAGCTGGATTTAACCATAATGTATTAAACATATAATGGGTAAACATGGGGTCTTGTTGTGAAACCATTACCAATCGAAATGAAACAAGAACAATAACTAAAATAAACTTTTTAATCATTTGGTTAAACCCCTATTTAAATATAAAAATCCTTTAAAAGTTTTATTTACTTTTTTCAAGTGTAAAATGTAATAATATGTCCCCTCCGGCAAATCGTTTCCTCCCAACAATATTCCTTCAACTGTTTTTCCGTCCCACGAATTATCGTAACTTATTTTTGAATACACTTTATTTCCCCAACGATTTAATACGATAAATTCATTATCAGGATAAAATTGAATTCCCCTTATCACAAACAAGTCGTTTACGTTATCTGCATTCGGAGAAAACCCTTGAGGGATGAAGAAATCAATTAATACTTGAAATACGGTGGGAATACTTTCATTTATTTCTTGAGGATTGCCATCTCCATCTGGATCCGGATCATCTCCGTTTGTTGAAATATCTGTTCCTGAAAATCCACCTGTAGGTTGAGAAGTTGCATAGGCAATGGCAGAATTTGTGTAAGACTCAATTCCATTTGGAGAAAATTTAATACGTAATGAAATAGTATCACTTTGCCCCGGCAACAACGAACTAGTAGAGCTTATTAATAACTCGGTATTGTTTCCATTCCCACTGAAATTCGGATTAGGAGTAAGAATATTGGCTAAACAAATGGGAGGCGAAATTAATGTGTATGTAGACGGAAGTGGAAAGACTTTATCTAACGTATCAAAAACTTGAATATTATAAATATTAAAAGTGGCAAAGTTTTTAACTGTAAATTTAAAATCTACGGCATAATCTTCACCGGGCAATATCAGCGGTTCTGATGCTTTTTTAGATAAACCTACGGGTATAGTTAGCGTACAATTATTCACAATAATTTCTAAAGTTTTGGAGTCTGAACAACCAAATATATTGTATCCTGTAACTGTATAAATTCCGCCAGACAATATGAAAGCAGTCACGCTACTTCCACCTAATACTAACGGACTCCAGTTGTATGTAGTTCCTCCAGATGCAGTAAATGTGACGGGAGCTCCTGAGCAGATCACACTGGGTGTTGCGCCGGCTGTTATTGTTGGGTTGGGATGAACAATTATTTCAACTGTAGCTGTACCAACACAGCCAATAGCATCAGTACCGCTAACTGTATAAATCGCGTTTCCAACAGGGGGGCTGACGACTAGTGTTGAACCATTTTGCCCACCCGGTGACCAAGTATAAGTGACCCCACCCAATGCAGTTAGAGTGCTAGATTGTCCATCACATAATACTGAAGGATTAGCTACAACACTTATATCAGGCCCAACAAGAACCAATACAGTAGTAAAATTTGAACAACCAAATGAATTTGTACCAACAACTGTATAAAGTGTAGTAACGCTTGGTGAAACAACAATAGTAGAGCCAGATTGACCCGTAGGAAACCAAACATAAGTGCTGGCACCTCCGGCTGATAAGGTGCTTGTACTTCCTCTACAAATTGCACTTGGGTTTGCAACTGCCGTAATGGTTGGTACAGGATAAACCGTAACCTGAACAGTTGTAGTGTCAGTACATCCGGCAATATTATAGCCAACCACAGTGTAAATAGTGGTAACGCTTGGAGAAACAGTAACAGTAAAGTCAGCAATATTTAAAGGAGGTAACCAATAATATCCCGAAGCCCCGAATGCTGTTAATGTACTTACGCTTCCCGGACAAATGCCTGTAGGGGAGGCAATAGCAGTAATGGTTGGATTAGGAACCACTGATACGCAGACATTAGTGAAACCGACACAACCGGATATATGCGTTCCGGCAACATTAAAACATGTAGAAACAGAGGGTGTAATTGCTACAGTGGGACTCACAATATTTCCGGGGGTCCATGTATAAGAAACCCCTCCAAATGCGGTGAGTGTACTGCTTTGGCCTAAACAAACAATAGAAGGGAACGCAGTGATTGTGGGAATAAACACAGAAAGTACGGTTACAACCGAATTTGTACAGCCAAAAGCATTGGTGCCAATAACGGTGTAAATAGTTGTTCCAAAAGGGGTAACGGTGTGTGTTGGACCGACAAGCCCTCCTGGAAACCAAGTATAAGATAATGCGCCACTTGCACTAACCGTTCCGGTGCCTCCGGCACATATTAACGTTGGACCCGAAACTGCAGTGAGTGTAGGTAATGGATTTACTACAACCATCACCGTTTTTGACGCAGAACATACCTGAATATTACCTGAAACAGTATAAACAATAGTTGCACCCGGTGTAACGGTTTGCACGGGACCTAATAAATTTCCGGGTTGCCAGGTGTAAGTGTTTGCGCCGGTTGCTGTAAGCACAGCGGTATTTCCTATGCAAATTACAGAAGGGGTTGCCTCTGCGCCTAATAATACCTCTATAACGGTTGCCGAAGAGGCAGCGGCGGTGTTATTGGCAATTGCGCATTCCATCGATTGGGAAGTAGCAGTACCCGAAAAAGCCGATATGTTTGTTAAGGTAATAATTCCTGATATAGTAAGGGTTGCGCTTCCAAAAGGATTCAGCGAAGGAATAGTCCAAAGAGGAGAAATAAAAGTGCCCGAACTGGGATTAGTAAGTGTGAAATTAACACCGGATGGAGTGGGAATATTTACACTTACATTACTAGCCGCATTGCAAGACATATTTGAAATAACAACAGTGTATGTTTTTAAGCCCCCTAAGCAAATTGGCGGCGAATTACCTGAAATACTTAACGCCAAATTTACTTTAGCTGAATTGTTTGGATAAACAACATTATTTATTATTGTTCCGTTTGCGCCTTGCGTAGCTCCATTGGGAATGAATTCACTTAAGCTTGGAGAAGTAGTTGTTCCGTTTGTTCCACCATTTACATTTCTGCTTACTCCGGTTGTGGTAGTTAAAATATATCCACCACCACCACCACCACCAGGACCGTTAGTTTCTGCAGCTGTTGCAGGATGATTTCCTCCCGTTCCTCCATTTGCATTAACAGTTATTCCAGAAATTGAAGCGCCGGAATATAAAATGACAGACCCGCCACCGCCACCGCCACCGGCACCATCTGTAAAAGGGGAGATAGTAGGTAAGCCATTATCGCCGTTCGCTTCAATTATGCCACTTCCCGTAATTCCTCCATCTGATGTAAAATAAATTATTCCGCCTCCATTAGCTGCATTTTGACTAAATCCATCGTCGCTATGTCCGGCACCACCTCCGCCACCCATGAAAAGTTTTGAATTCCCGGCGAAGTCCAATGGTTTTCCCCCATATCCACCAATATTATTTCTATTATCACCTAACCAGGCTACATTACCCGGGCCTTGTGCTGTTGCATCACCGTTTGCTGTAGATTGGGAGTATCCGCCACGTCCGCCCCCGGGCGATGAACTTCCTGCAAAACCAGGCGATTCTAAATTCCAACAATTTGTCCAAGCCGGAATAGCATTATTTGGAATTCCGTTGCCAGTATAACCTAAAAGTAGTCCGGCATTAGAACCACCCCCGCCCCCGGAATTATTAGAATTTCCTCCACCTCCGCCGTTTGCAGGCGCACCCCGCGCATATCTCCCTCCTAACAAATCATAATCGGATTGATTTCCAACTACACTTTCACCTTTTTCGCCACCGTTGTTTCCAAATGGGCTTACAAAATTAAAAACTGAAGAAAGGGAGGAGTTTGTTACAGCTGAACCGCCTCTGAAACCTTGTCCCGTTGCAGAAACAGTTCCGTTTATTATTACTGTACCTGATGTTTCTATGGCAACTATACCCCCATTATTTGCTACTTGACCCCATGGCCTTGATGTTAGCGATGCTCCTGCATTAATAGTAAGATTTGTGAATCTTGGAATTCGGACTACTTGAACTCTTTGTGTGTTACTTACAATGTAATTGTTTACAAGTTGGCATTGATTAGCTAAAGTTATAGTGTTGCCGTTAATTGATCCTGTTTCAATTAACTCATAATCACCAACACCATTATAAGAAAATATTGTTCCGTAAGAATTAATATTAAAACTTGACATTCCTGCACCTTGACATTTGATAATCATTAATAAATCACAATTCGCCAAAGCACTTTCGCCATAAGGATTGTTTTGTGGACCAGGAATAGCAGCGCCATCTAAATCATTAACGTTTGTAATAACGATAGATGTGCCACCACTAATAGCACTGATTGCAAGGTTGGTATATCTATTATAAATTACACCGTTGAGATTAATTACATTGGGCCCATCTTTCCCCTTTTGCGCGATAGTATAGTGGGTTGTGGAAAATTGGATAATTAAAAAAAAGATCAATTTTATTTTCCTAAAATGAAACAACATAAGATGATAATATTTTAGAAAAAGTGTTTGATAACATAAAAATAGCAAAAAAACTCTATTTTTATTCTATAAAAAGTAATTTTAATGGTTAAAGCGAAAAAAAAACTGTTTAAAACATTTAACGCCGTTCTTATAATTAAAATACTAAATTAGGCCGTTCAAAAATGAAAAGATATGAAAGAAGTATATATAGTTTCAGCTGTTAGAACAGCTATGGGCTCGTTTGGTGGAACTCTTGCTGCTACCTCAGCCACACAATTAGGAGCAGCTGCCATTAAAGGCGCTCTCGATAAAATTAAATTAAACCCAAATGAGGTTACAGAAGTATTTATGGGGTCGGTTTTACAGGCAAATCTTGGTCAGGCCCCGGCCCGGCAAGCTGCTAAATTTGCAGGATTACCGGACAATGTTAATTGCACAACTGTAAATAAAGTTTGCGCGAGCGGTATGAAATCAATTGCGCTAGCGGCACAAAGTATTATGTTAGGAGATAATGATTGCGTTGTTGCAGGAGGAATGGAGAACATGAGTTCGGTTCCTTTTTATTCGGATAGCACAAGATGGGGAGCAAAATACGGAAATGTAACATTAACGGACGGCTTAGCGAAAGATGGACTAATAGATGTATATGGTAATGTTCCTATGGGAAACTGCGCTGAACTGTGTGCTAAGGAACATAAAATTTCAAGAGAAGATCAAGATGCTTTTGCCATTGAATCGTATAAAAGATCCGCAGCAGCGTGGAGTGCAGGAAAATTTAAAGACGAAGTAATTCCGGTAACTATTAAAACAAAAAAAGGTGATGTTGTTTTTGCAGAGGATGAAGAATATAAAAGTGTAAACTTTGAAAAAATTCCGGGATTAAAACCTGTGTTTCAAAAAGACGGAACCGTTACAGCAGCCAACGCCAGTACAATGAATGATGGTGCTGCCGCTGTTATTCTTATGAGCAAAGAAAAAGCAGATGCATTAAGCATTAAACCTTTAGCTAAAATAAAGAGCTTTGCCGATGCTGAACAAGCCCCTGAATGGTTTACCACAACGCCGAGTCTTGCTGTTCCAAAAGCCGTTGCTAAAGCGGGTTTAAAGATGGAAGACATTTCTTATTTTGAATTAAACGAAGCGTTTAGTGTGGTTGGTATTGCAAATACTAAACTAATGAAACTCGATGCGGCTAAAGTGAATGTAAACGGAGGCGCCGTTTCTCTTGGTCATCCATTAGGAGCCAGCGGTGCCAGAATTATTGTAACTTTAATCCATGTTCTTCAACAAAATAAAGCCAAATATGGTGCGGCGGGTATTTGCAATGGGGGTGGTGGTGCCAGTGCAATGGTAATTGAATTATGTAATTAAAATATTAAAATATGACAACATCAGCAGAAACAATGAAAACAACGGCGCTAACTAATAAACACATTGCATTGGGTGCAAAAATGGTTCCGTTCGCCGGATATAATATGCCGGTTTCTTACGCAGGATTAAATGAAGAACATCTAACGGTTCGCGGAGGTGTTGGTGTGTTTGATGTTAGTCATATGGGAGAATTTCGACTTAAGGGAAGTAAAGCATTGGATTTAATCCAAAAGGTAACGTCAAACGATGCGGCTAAATTAGAGGATGGAAAAGTTCAATATTCATGCCTGCCTAACGAAAATGGCGGCATTGTAGATGATTTATTAGTTTATCGTTTTAAGGAAGACGAGTATTATTTAGTAGTAAATGCATCTAATATTGAAAAAGATTGGAACTGGATTTCTAAGTTTAACTCTTTTGGTGTGGAAATGACTAACCTTTCTGAAGAGATGAGTTTACTTGCAGTGCAAGGTCCAAATGCTATAAAAACTTTACAAAAGTTAACCCAAGTGGATTTATCGCAAATGGAATATTACACTTTTAAAGTTGGACAAATGGCCGGAGTAAATGATGTTATTATTTCAAATACCGGTTACACCGGAGCGGGTGGATTTGAAATTTATATTTTGAATAAAGATGCAGAGAAAATGTGGGACGCAATTTTTGAAGCTGGAAAAGAATTTAATATTAAACCAATCGGGCTTGGAGCAAGAGATACGCTAAGACTTGAAATGGGATTTTGCTTGTACGGAAATGATATTGATGATACCACATCTCCTATAGAGGCTGGTTTAGGTTGGATAACCAAGTTTACCAAGGACTTCACGAATAGAGCCGCTATAGAATCACAAAAAACGAATGGCGTAAGTAAAAAACTGGTTGGTTTTGAAATGATTGAAAGAGGAATTCCTCGCCATGATTATCCTATCGCTGATGCAAGTGGCAATATTATAGGTAAAGTTACCTCCGGTACTCAATCTCCAAGTTTAAATAAAGCCATAGGCATGGGATATGTAACTACCTCATTATCAAAGCCTGATACTGAAATCTTTGTTATTATTCGCGAAAAACCGATAAAGGCCAAAGTTGTTAAAATCCCGTTTTTAAAGAAATAGGGGCTTAATTTATTTTAACGAATAATAAGGCACTTTAGGTGTAACCTTTCAATTTATTGGGCGTAAAAGTATTACATACGCCCTATTTCGGCTACCTGTTAATCGACAAAAACAGAAGAGTAATCTAAAAGCAGAATCAAGGGAGTATTATATTTTTAACTTTGATTAGTCATGAAAAGAGTTTTATGCATATTGATAACTTTAATTGGGTCTGCTTTGTTTGCACAATCACAAACATCAGAGATAATTAATGGTGATACATGCAACAGAATTGATGCCGACGGTAAAAAGCAAGGTAAATGGATATTGTTAGGCAAACATAAACCATCCGCCACGTGTTTTAAACCCGAACAAGAAATTGAAAAAGGAGAATATTTGGATAACAGAAAAACAGGCATTTGGGTTGAATATTATTGCAACGGCAATTTAAAGAACAAACTTACTTTCGCAAACGGCAGACCTGATGGTTATGCCATCATGTACCATGAAAACGGAAAAATTTCTGAAGAAGGTAATTGGAAAATTAGCAAATGGGTAGGTAATTATAAATTATATTACCCAAATGGTGTAGTTCAGCATGAGTTTGTGTTTAACCAATCCGGTAAACGTGAAGGAAATCAAAAATACTTTTATGAAAATGGTCAAATGGCCATTGAAGGTAATTTTGTGAATGGACGCGAAAACGGATTAATTAAGGAATTTCATGAAAACGGCGATTTAAAAGCGGAAAAGAATTTTGCTGAAGGTGATGTAGATGTTGCTTCCATTAAAACATACGAGCCTAAAAAACCAATAGTAAAAACGGACAAACCATTAGATAATGCGCCAAAAATTATGGTGGGTAAGGATGAAGCCCCAAATGAAGCGGAAAAAAAGGGGAAAGGCCCAATGGTATTAAATGGAATGCACACCTTATATAATAA from Sphingobacteriaceae bacterium includes the following:
- a CDS encoding gliding motility-associated C-terminal domain-containing protein, which translates into the protein MIFFLIIQFSTTHYTIAQKGKDGPNVINLNGVIYNRYTNLAISAISGGTSIVITNVNDLDGAAIPGPQNNPYGESALANCDLLMIIKCQGAGMSSFNINSYGTIFSYNGVGDYELIETGSINGNTITLANQCQLVNNYIVSNTQRVQVVRIPRFTNLTINAGASLTSRPWGQVANNGGIVAIETSGTVIINGTVSATGQGFRGGSAVTNSSLSSVFNFVSPFGNNGGEKGESVVGNQSDYDLLGGRYARGAPANGGGGGNSNNSGGGGGSNAGLLLGYTGNGIPNNAIPAWTNCWNLESPGFAGSSSPGGGRGGYSQSTANGDATAQGPGNVAWLGDNRNNIGGYGGKPLDFAGNSKLFMGGGGGAGHSDDGFSQNAANGGGIIYFTSDGGITGSGIIEANGDNGLPTISPFTDGAGGGGGGGSVILYSGASISGITVNANGGTGGNHPATAAETNGPGGGGGGGYILTTTTGVSRNVNGGTNGTTTSPSLSEFIPNGATQGANGTIINNVVYPNNSAKVNLALSISGNSPPICLGGLKTYTVVISNMSCNAASNVSVNIPTPSGVNFTLTNPSSGTFISPLWTIPSLNPFGSATLTISGIITLTNISAFSGTATSQSMECAIANNTAAASSATVIEVLLGAEATPSVICIGNTAVLTATGANTYTWQPGNLLGPVQTVTPGATIVYTVSGNIQVCSASKTVMVVVNPLPTLTAVSGPTLICAGGTGTVSASGALSYTWFPGGLVGPTHTVTPFGTTIYTVIGTNAFGCTNSVVTVLSVFIPTITAFPSIVCLGQSSTLTAFGGVSYTWTPGNIVSPTVAITPSVSTCFNVAGTHISGCVGFTNVCVSVVPNPTITAIASPTGICPGSVSTLTAFGASGYYWLPPLNIADFTVTVSPSVTTIYTVVGYNIAGCTDTTTVQVTVYPVPTITAVANPSAICRGSTSTLSAGGASTYVWFPTGQSGSTIVVSPSVTTLYTVVGTNSFGCSNFTTVLVLVGPDISVVANPSVLCDGQSSTLTALGGVTYTWSPGGQNGSTLVVSPPVGNAIYTVSGTDAIGCVGTATVEIIVHPNPTITAGATPSVICSGAPVTFTASGGTTYNWSPLVLGGSSVTAFILSGGIYTVTGYNIFGCSDSKTLEIIVNNCTLTIPVGLSKKASEPLILPGEDYAVDFKFTVKNFATFNIYNIQVFDTLDKVFPLPSTYTLISPPICLANILTPNPNFSGNGNNTELLISSTSSLLPGQSDTISLRIKFSPNGIESYTNSAIAYATSQPTGGFSGTDISTNGDDPDPDGDGNPQEINESIPTVFQVLIDFFIPQGFSPNADNVNDLFVIRGIQFYPDNEFIVLNRWGNKVYSKISYDNSWDGKTVEGILLGGNDLPEGTYYYILHLKKVNKTFKGFLYLNRGLTK
- a CDS encoding acetyl-CoA C-acyltransferase, which produces MKEVYIVSAVRTAMGSFGGTLAATSATQLGAAAIKGALDKIKLNPNEVTEVFMGSVLQANLGQAPARQAAKFAGLPDNVNCTTVNKVCASGMKSIALAAQSIMLGDNDCVVAGGMENMSSVPFYSDSTRWGAKYGNVTLTDGLAKDGLIDVYGNVPMGNCAELCAKEHKISREDQDAFAIESYKRSAAAWSAGKFKDEVIPVTIKTKKGDVVFAEDEEYKSVNFEKIPGLKPVFQKDGTVTAANASTMNDGAAAVILMSKEKADALSIKPLAKIKSFADAEQAPEWFTTTPSLAVPKAVAKAGLKMEDISYFELNEAFSVVGIANTKLMKLDAAKVNVNGGAVSLGHPLGASGARIIVTLIHVLQQNKAKYGAAGICNGGGGASAMVIELCN